One Tunturibacter gelidoferens genomic region harbors:
- a CDS encoding YybH family protein: MTSQPAESTQSDEQKIRALINAWGEASEAGDLTAQMQLMTEDVVFLTSGSAPMRRKQFAEAFSAMVAIAHLTCRSNVQEITISGDLALCWNLLEVSFTPVEGGETRKHAGNVLTALRRGPDGQWRIWRDANLLTLA; the protein is encoded by the coding sequence ATGACCTCCCAGCCCGCCGAATCCACACAATCTGACGAACAAAAGATCCGCGCCCTCATCAACGCCTGGGGCGAAGCCTCCGAAGCCGGAGACCTCACCGCCCAGATGCAACTGATGACCGAAGACGTAGTCTTCCTCACCTCCGGCAGCGCCCCCATGCGCCGCAAGCAATTCGCTGAAGCCTTCTCCGCCATGGTCGCAATCGCGCACCTCACCTGCCGCTCCAACGTGCAGGAGATCACCATCAGCGGCGACCTCGCTCTCTGCTGGAATCTCCTCGAGGTCTCCTTCACTCCCGTCGAAGGCGGCGAAACTCGCAAACACGCTGGAAACGTCCTCACCGCACTCCGCCGCGGCCCCGATGGCCAGTGGCGCATCTGGCGCGACGCCAACCTCCTAACCCTCGCCTGA
- a CDS encoding redoxin domain-containing protein, producing the protein MHNKPQLTLIFALILLIGLPVFAVVPGNPAPDFKGTDSNGAQHTLSEYRGKFVVLEWANQGCPYDRKHYLSGSMESQQRDWTAKGVVWLSVISSAPGQQGYVTPAQENTYLKTMHAAPTAAILDPDGAIGRLYEAKTTPHIFVIDPTGKLIYQGAIDDKPTTDQEDLKGARNYLNETLTAALAGKPLQVESTRPYGCSIKYAH; encoded by the coding sequence TTGCACAACAAGCCCCAACTCACACTGATCTTCGCCCTCATCCTCCTCATCGGCCTTCCCGTATTTGCCGTAGTTCCTGGAAATCCAGCCCCCGACTTCAAAGGCACCGACTCCAACGGCGCCCAGCACACACTCTCCGAATACCGCGGCAAGTTCGTCGTGCTCGAATGGGCCAACCAGGGCTGTCCCTACGACCGCAAACACTACCTCAGCGGCAGCATGGAGTCGCAGCAGCGCGACTGGACCGCTAAGGGCGTCGTCTGGCTCTCCGTCATCTCCTCCGCCCCCGGCCAGCAGGGCTACGTCACCCCCGCGCAGGAGAACACCTACCTCAAGACCATGCACGCCGCACCCACCGCCGCCATCCTCGATCCCGACGGCGCCATCGGCCGCCTCTACGAAGCCAAGACCACCCCGCACATCTTCGTCATCGACCCCACCGGCAAGCTCATCTATCAGGGAGCCATCGACGACAAGCCAACCACAGATCAGGAAGACCTCAAAGGCGCACGCAACTACCTCAACGAAACCTTAACCGCCGCCTTGGCCGGCAAACCATTGCAGGTCGAGAGCACCCGCCCCTACGGCTGCTCCATCAAATACGCCCACTAA